The genomic DNA GCAGTTTAGAAGGGGATCAGATGATGCAGCCTGCCGCTAAGGTCAGGACCCTCTTAGACGGAAAGAATGAATTGCTACGGTAAAGGAGTAGAAATGAGTCAATCACAAATCCTTTCTCAGTTGAGAAAACAAGGTTTAGTTGTCGTGGTTCGAGGTGATAGGAAAGAAGATGGTGTAAAAGCATCGCAAGCCTGTATTTCAGGTGGAATATCAGCAATCGAAGTGGCCTACACCAACCCAGATGCGAATCTGATTATTGCTGATTTACGTCAGACCTATCAGGAAAATCCTGATGTGCTGATCGGAGCTGGAACGGTACTGGATCCGGTCACTGCTCGTCAGGCCATTATGGCAGGTGCATCATTTATTGTGGCTCCTTCCTTTAACGAAGAAGTAGCAAGGCTTTGTCATCTCTATGCAGTGCCCTACATTCCGGGCTGTATGACCTTGACAGAAATTACTCGGGCCTTGGAAGCAGGTTGTGAGATGGTTAAGCTCTTTCCTGCTAGTGTATTTGGGCCAAGCTATGTTTCAGCGATTAAGGCTCCTCTGCCTCAAGTATCTATCATGGTGACTGGCGGAGTCAATCTAGGCAATGCTTCGACCTGGTTTGCAGCAGGTGTAGATGCAATTGGTGTTGGAGGTGAGTTCAACCAGCTTGCAGCCCAGGGGCAATTTGATCGTATCCAAGAGATGGCTGCTGCTTATGCAGGTATGGTCGTTTCGTCATAAAAATGAAAAGGAATACAAAAAACGCTTACATTTTTTTCGAAAACCTATTGACAAGTTCAAATCAATAGTCTAAAATACAAATTGTAAGTAAACCGGTAAAGTTAGAAAAAGGAGACACCTGTGATTCAATT from Streptococcus oriscaviae includes the following:
- a CDS encoding bifunctional 4-hydroxy-2-oxoglutarate aldolase/2-dehydro-3-deoxy-phosphogluconate aldolase, with amino-acid sequence MSQSQILSQLRKQGLVVVVRGDRKEDGVKASQACISGGISAIEVAYTNPDANLIIADLRQTYQENPDVLIGAGTVLDPVTARQAIMAGASFIVAPSFNEEVARLCHLYAVPYIPGCMTLTEITRALEAGCEMVKLFPASVFGPSYVSAIKAPLPQVSIMVTGGVNLGNASTWFAAGVDAIGVGGEFNQLAAQGQFDRIQEMAAAYAGMVVSS